GAACACGCTTACGCGAAACGCCTGAATTTGTGGATATAAAGTTAAAATTAAAGATACTCGCCGAACAGTGCAAAAACAAAGGAAAGGCAGAAAAGTTATTACGAGAAGGATCAATTTTTTGGAAGGAAAAAATTTCAAACCGTACGTTGCTGGGTTATTTTTTTATTCAATGCGGCTGGTCCCTTACATTTTATTTAGTTTTTATATATTTTAGTCCAACACTGAAAAATGTTTATCAATATACACCAGAAAACGTTATATCCCACAATTTTGCTTTAACTCTAGTCCAGGTTATTCAAGCGTTCGTATGGTGTTATTTAAGCTTCTATGTGCATCCCTTGAAAATTCTAAAAACAAAAAGTGTTATTTTTTTGTTTTTAATGCTCTTGGTCCCCCTTTGTTTGTTTGTCAAGACTGGGGTATGGTTTGTATTTTTGCTGCAGTCTCTTATCTTGGTGTTTCACATTGGTACATTTCCTGCCGAATATGCCATCTACAATAAATTTCCTGTTTATAAGCGCTTTACCGCTTGCAGTTTTTTTTATGCCTTAGGGAGAGCCATAACCTATCCGATAGTATCATTTGGTACCGTTTATATGGCTGATTTTTTTGGTCACTGTGGAATTCTCTTGGTTACAGTTCCTCTAGCTCTAAGTTTCTTATGGGGTGTTCGCCATTTTGAAAAGCTAGAAGGGTTGCAACCTGATACGATATCTAATCCGTTAGATGATGCGGTAAGTAGTCACGCTGCCTGACGTTGTTTTTTTATGGAGCTTTAAAAGTGAAGGATAATAAACCCAGAGGTCTGAGCTGGGAAGCGCGTTTTA
This genomic interval from Candidatus Finniella inopinata contains the following:
- a CDS encoding MFS transporter, with the translated sequence MGILSSLNREQKEAVGLLQIGTFLEYFDLMLYVHMAVLLNELFFPKTDPHTASLITAFAFCSTYVLRPFGALIFGWIGDNIGRKSTVIITTTMMAISCMLMANLPTYAQIGISAAFLVTLCRIIQGLSSMGEIIGAQIYITEITKPPYGYPAVAAVSVASSVGAMAAVGVAALTTSFGFGWRCAFWIGACVAVVGSIARTRLRETPEFVDIKLKLKILAEQCKNKGKAEKLLREGSIFWKEKISNRTLLGYFFIQCGWSLTFYLVFIYFSPTLKNVYQYTPENVISHNFALTLVQVIQAFVWCYLSFYVHPLKILKTKSVIFLFLMLLVPLCLFVKTGVWFVFLLQSLILVFHIGTFPAEYAIYNKFPVYKRFTACSFFYALGRAITYPIVSFGTVYMADFFGHCGILLVTVPLALSFLWGVRHFEKLEGLQPDTISNPLDDAVSSHAA